The Candidatus Eremiobacteraceae bacterium genome has a window encoding:
- a CDS encoding alkaline phosphatase family protein, producing the protein MRHLFISLFIAATLCGCTQSATQAVAPIPELVSAKHSITSVSHVVILEMENRSFDEMFGTYPGVNGINSPNVVCNPDPSTGECVLPFHDTSTVNHGGPHSDTAERADIDGGKMDGFVASAYDKDVMGYHTCDELPTYCFYAQNGVLADNFFEASSSFSTMAHLYMVSNWSAKCTGLDQPLSCISNNDIAIKTNPDFAWTDMTYLLHKAGVSWGYFVYASGHPFLSPQDNDGEFSPDNSYKVVGLWNPLPNFDTVKEDGQTTNVRPGAKFDAFATAGTLPQVSWVVPSFNTSDHPAADLVQGQLWVQHEINEIEAGPDGPSTLIIINWDDFGGFYDHVQPPFVDANGYGIRTPMILYGPMVAVPGSIDHQFLSTDAVNAFIERLFLSGQMLDPNTDGRPDSRPDVREETPGLGAIENDLNG; encoded by the coding sequence CGTCGGTGAGCCACGTCGTCATCCTCGAGATGGAGAACCGGTCGTTCGACGAGATGTTCGGCACGTATCCGGGCGTCAACGGGATCAACTCGCCCAACGTCGTGTGCAACCCCGATCCGTCGACTGGCGAGTGCGTCTTGCCGTTTCACGACACCTCGACCGTCAATCATGGCGGCCCGCACTCGGACACCGCCGAGCGGGCCGACATAGACGGCGGCAAGATGGACGGGTTCGTCGCCAGCGCCTACGACAAGGACGTCATGGGCTACCATACGTGCGACGAGCTGCCAACGTATTGCTTCTACGCGCAAAACGGCGTCTTGGCCGACAACTTTTTCGAGGCCTCATCGTCGTTCTCGACCATGGCGCATCTCTACATGGTGAGCAACTGGTCGGCGAAATGCACGGGCCTCGATCAGCCGTTGAGCTGCATATCGAACAACGATATCGCGATCAAGACGAATCCCGACTTCGCCTGGACCGACATGACATACTTGCTCCACAAGGCCGGTGTCAGTTGGGGTTACTTCGTCTACGCGAGCGGCCACCCGTTCCTGTCGCCCCAGGACAACGACGGCGAATTCTCTCCGGACAACTCGTACAAGGTCGTCGGCTTGTGGAATCCGCTCCCCAACTTCGACACGGTGAAGGAGGATGGCCAAACGACGAACGTCCGCCCAGGTGCGAAGTTCGACGCGTTCGCGACGGCCGGAACGCTGCCGCAGGTGTCGTGGGTCGTGCCGTCGTTCAACACGAGCGACCATCCGGCGGCAGATCTCGTCCAGGGGCAGCTGTGGGTGCAGCATGAGATCAACGAAATCGAGGCTGGGCCCGACGGGCCGTCGACGCTCATCATCATCAACTGGGATGACTTCGGCGGCTTCTACGATCACGTCCAGCCGCCGTTCGTCGACGCGAACGGCTACGGCATCCGAACGCCGATGATCCTCTACGGGCCGATGGTGGCGGTTCCCGGCTCGATCGATCACCAGTTCCTTTCGACCGACGCCGTCAACGCCTTCATCGAGCGGCTCTTCTTGTCAGGTCAGATGCTCGATCCAAACACCGATGGCCGACCGGACTCTCGTCCGGACGTGCGCGAAGAAACGCCAGGGCTCGGCGCGATCGAAAACGACCTCAACGGCTGA
- a CDS encoding MoaD/ThiS family protein gives MTVRVVLPAHLRTLAKVDGEVKIDVDAPVTQRSILDALEDRFPVLRGTIRDHVTQERRALVRFFACMEDLSHDSPDVPLPDEVARGAEPFMVIGAMAGG, from the coding sequence GTGACGGTGCGGGTCGTGCTGCCGGCACATCTGCGCACGCTCGCGAAAGTCGACGGCGAAGTCAAGATCGACGTCGATGCACCTGTGACGCAACGTTCGATCCTCGACGCGCTCGAAGACCGCTTTCCCGTTTTGCGCGGCACGATCCGCGATCACGTGACGCAAGAGCGGCGAGCGCTCGTCCGCTTCTTCGCCTGCATGGAAGACCTGTCGCACGATTCACCCGACGTACCGTTGCCCGACGAGGTCGCCCGCGGCGCCGAGCCGTTCATGGTCATCGGCGCGATGGCGGGTGGATAG
- a CDS encoding VOC family protein, whose protein sequence is MSVTQEVKIKGIDVAVYLVKDVARAKAFWRDKMGCDVSSEWGDMGAEFEFPDGTTFGLFKPDDQEWRRGGGLMFAVDDLDAAVAQYKARGVKLDDDGAIEDTPVCRMAFGEDSEGNYFILHQRKTER, encoded by the coding sequence ATGAGCGTGACACAGGAAGTGAAGATCAAGGGCATCGATGTGGCGGTGTATCTCGTCAAGGACGTCGCGCGCGCGAAAGCCTTCTGGCGGGATAAGATGGGCTGCGACGTGTCGTCCGAGTGGGGCGATATGGGCGCCGAGTTCGAGTTCCCCGACGGCACGACGTTCGGGCTGTTCAAACCGGACGATCAAGAGTGGCGTCGAGGCGGCGGGCTCATGTTCGCCGTCGACGATCTCGATGCGGCGGTCGCGCAGTACAAGGCGCGCGGCGTCAAGCTCGACGACGACGGGGCGATCGAGGACACGCCTGTCTGCCGCATGGCCTTCGGCGAAGACAGCGAGGGAAATTATTTCATCCTTCACCAACGTAAGACTGAGAGATGA